The Lycium barbarum isolate Lr01 chromosome 9, ASM1917538v2, whole genome shotgun sequence genome has a segment encoding these proteins:
- the LOC132611525 gene encoding probable phosphoinositide phosphatase SAC9 isoform X3, translated as MVFNALQKDWTSRALCCSSAECRSFGSLGQKEGVVALTARRSRLHPGTRYLARGLNSCYSTGNEVECEQLVWVPKRAVQSVPFNTYIWRRGTIPMWWGAELKLTAAEAEIYVSNRDPYKGSAQYYQRLTKRYDARNLDIAASGNQRKSAFVPIICVNLLRNGEGKSESILVQHFEESLNYIRSVGKLPYTRVHLINYDWHASVKLKGEQQTIEGLWYLLKAPTVAISITEGDYLPSLQRIKDCKGEVIYSDDIDGAFCLRSHQNGVIRFNCADSLDRTNAASFFGALQVFMEQCRRLGISLDSDLAYGYQSYNNNGGYTAPLPPGWEKRTDAVTGKTYFIDHNTRTTTWNHPCPDKPWKRFDMTFDEFKRSTILSPVSQLADLFLLAGDIHATLYTGSKAMHSQILSIFNEEAGKFKQFSAAQNMKITLQRRYKNAVVDSSRQKQLEIFLGLRLFKHFPSIPIQPLHVASRPTGCFLKPIVNMFPISDGGASLLSFKRKAMTWVTPQAADVVELFIHLAEPCHVCQLLLTVAHGPDDSTFPSTVDVRTGRYLDGLKLVLEGASIPQCANGTNILIPLSGPISAEDMAITGAGARLHAQDTSTRPLLYDFEELEGEVDFLTRVVALTFYPAADGGGPITLGEIEILGVCLPWRFILKHEGSGTGFSEQAETHHDVTNPFVTEPRENPFASALTTGTQANSSADLWVDLLMGESRISDSNRQPETETVFHGGDDLLDFLDDAFVQQPKETNVFSNSTSKGPTDNNTQRYLDCYKLLVGPQMERKISYMAAMKLEIERFRLNLSAAERDRALLSIGVDPASISPNLLLDNSRMGGFCRIANVLAFLGQASLEDKITASIGLEIADDSAIDFWNIAGIGERCLGGACQVHYENGPVLNVPSVSSTSAAAETSFVCSECERKVCKVCCAGKGALLLAMFNSKEVPIYNGVSSQGGAIYANAVDLSSNHSMTLDGVICKACCIDVVLEALILDYIRVLVGQRRKARADSAAQKAVDHVIRFTSRNCQSTPNAHAELFNGEESLAEFPFASFLHPVETAAGSAPFMSLLAPLNSGAQDSFWRAPPSASSVDFVIVLGDLSDVCGVVLLVSPCGYSMADAPVVQIWASSKIHKEERSCVGKWDMKSLITSSSELCGQEKSSEVPRHVKFSFRNPVRCRIIWITLRLQKVGSSSVNFGKDFSLLSLEENPFAEPVRCASFGGSVESDPYLHAKRILVVGSPLRKDVGAPSQGSDQINTSNLLDKAPPLNRFKVPTEVERLTDNDLVLEQFLPPVSPMLAGFRLDGFSAIKPRVTHSPPSQVNPWDVSSCILEDRFICPAVLYIQVSAFQEPHNMVTVAEYRLPEVKAGTAMYFDFPRQISTRRISFRLLGDVGAFTDDPSEQDDSDARVRIVAAGLSLANRIKLYYYADPYELGKWASLSAV; from the exons AATGCCGAAGTTTTGGAAGCTTAGGTCAGAAAGAAGGGGTTGTTGCCCTCACTGCTCGACGTAGTAGGCTCCACCCTGGGACTCGGTATCTAGCAAGGGGCTTGAATTCCTGCTATAGTACAG GCAATGAAGTTGAATGTGAACAACTTGTTTGGGTTCCCAAAAGGGCTGTTCAAAGTGTTCCTTTCAATACTTACATCTGGAGAAGAGGCACTATTCCTATGTGGTGGGGTGCGGAGTTGAAGTTAACTGCTGCAGAAGCGGAAATCTATGTCTCGAATCGTGACCCTTATAAAGGAAGTGCTCAATATTATCAAAGGTTAACTAAAAGATATGATGCACGAAACCTAGATATAGCTGCTAGTGGGAATCAGCGAAAGAGTGCTTTTGTTCCAATTATATGTGTCAACTTGCTTAGGAATGGTGAAGGCAAATCAGAATCGATTTTGGTTCAGCATTTTGAGGAATCTTTGAATTATATTAGATCAGTTGGAAAACTACCTTATACTCGGGTTCATTTAATAAACTATGATTGGCACGCCAGTGTGAAGTTGAAAGGAGAACAACAAACAATTGAAGGACTTTGGTACCTTCTAAAAGCACCCACAGTTGCTATTAGCATCACTGAAGGGGATTATCTGCCTTCTCTTCAGCGCATCAAAGATTGCAAAGGTGAAGTAATTTACAGTGATGACATTGATGGAGCATTCTGCTTAAGATCGCATCAAAATGGAGTGATACGTTTCAATTGCGCTGATTCTTTAGACAGGACCAATGCTGCTAGTTTCTTTGGTGCCCTACAGGTTTTTATGGAGCAGTGCAGACGGTTAGGTATATCACTTGACAGTGATTTGGCATATGGGTATCAGTCATATAACAACAATGGGGGATACACAGCTCCATTACCCCCTGGCTGGGAGAAACGGACTGATGCTGTAACTGGGAAAACATATTTTATTGATCACAACACAAGGACAACCACTTGGAATCATCCCTGTCCAGATAAACCCTGGAAgagatttgatatgacatttgaTGAGTTTAAGAGATCGACAATCTTATCACCTGTCTCTCAATTAGcagatttatttttgcttgctggTGATATCCACGCAACATTGTATACTGGCTCCAAAGCTATGCACAGCCAAATTCTTAGCATATTTAATGAAGAAGCCGGCAAATTTAAACAGTTTTCTGCTGCGCAGAATATGAAAATTACCCTTCAGAGAAGATATAAGAATGCTGTTGTAGATAGTTCTCGTCAGAAGCAATTAGAGATTTTTCTTGGATTAAGGCTTTTCAAGCATTTCCCGTCAATTCCAATCCAGCCATTACAT GTCGCTTCCCGTCCCACTGGATGCTTTCTAAAGCCAATTGTGAACATGTTTCCAATTTCTGATGGTGGAGCAAGTCTTCTTAGTTTTAAAAGAAAAGCAATGACATGG GTTACCCCACAGGCTGCTGATGTAGTTGAACTTTTTATTCACCTTGCCGAGCCTTGTCATGTTTGTCAGCTACTTCTCACTGTTGCACATGGTCCTGATGATTCAACGTTCCCATCAACAGTTGATGTCAGGACAGGGCGTTATCTGGATGGACTTAAACTTGTTCTGGAG GGAGCTTCTATACCACAGTGTGCAAACGGGACAAATATTTTGATACCATTGTCGGGACCGATTAGCGCAGAGGACATGGCTATCACCGGTGCAGGTGCACGCCTTCATGCTCAAGATACATCCACCCGTCCATTGTTATATGATTTTGAGGAACTTGAAGGAGAAGTGGATTTTCTTACTCGTGTTGTTGCACTCACATTTTATCCTGCTGCGGATGGTGGAGGCCCTATAACTCTCGGTGAG ATTGAGATACTTGGAGTGTGTCTTCCATGGAGGTTCATACTGAAACATGAAGGCTCGGGCACTGGATTTTCTGAACAAGCAGAAACCCATCATGATGTTACTAACCCTTTTGTGACTGAGCCCAGGGAAAATCCTTTCGCTTCTGCTTTAACCACTGGTACACAAGCAAACTCGTCTGCTGACTTATGGGTAGACCTTTTAATGGGTGAAAGCAGAATTTCAGATTCTAACAGGCAGCCAGAGACTGAAACTGTCTTCCATGGCGGAGATGACTTGCTTGACTTCTTGGATGATGCTTTTGTCCAACAACCAAAAGAAACTAACGTTTTTTCCAACAGCACGTCTAAAGGGCCTACTGACAATAACACTCAACGCTATTTAGATTGTTACAAACTCCTTGTGGGACCCCAAATG GAGAGAAAGATAAGTTACATGGCAGCTATGAAACTTGAAATTGAACGCTTTCGCCTGAACCTCTCTGCTGCTGAAAGGGATAGGGCGTTGTTGTCAATTGGTGTTGACCCTGCGAGTATAAGTCCAAATCTACTGCTTGACAATTCTCGTATGGGAGGATTCTGCAGGATAGCAAATGTCCTTGCTTTTCTTGGACAGGCTTCTCTTGAGGATAAAATTACTGCATCCATTGGTCTTGAGATTGCCGATGATAGCGCTATAGATTTCTGGAATATAGCAGGAATCGGCGAAAGATGTTTGGGTGGGGCATGTCAAGTTCATTATGAAAATGGGCCTGTATTGAATGTGCCTTCTGTATCATCAACTTCAGCTGCTGCAGAGACCTCTTTTGTGTGTTCTGAATGTGAGAGAAAGGTTTGTAAAGTTTGTTGTGCAGGGAAAGGAGCTCTTTTACTTGCTATGTTTAACTCTAAGGAGGTTCCTATCTACAATGGTGTGAGCAGCCAGGGGGGAGCAATCTATGCAAACGCAGTTGATTTATCCTCAAATCATTCCATGACACTTGACGGTGTCATTTGCAAAGCCTGCTGCATTGATGTTGTGCTTGAGGCTTTAATCTTGGACTACATCAGGGTTTTGGTTGGCCAGAGGAGAAAAGCACGTGCAGATAGTGCTGCTCAAAAAGCTGTAGACCATGTGATCAGATTTACTTCGAGGAATTGTCAATCCACTCCAAATGCGCATGCGGAATTATTTAATGGAGAGGAATCACTTGCTGAGTTTCCTTTTGCAAGTTTTTTGCACCCG GTTGAAACAGCAGCAGGATCTGCACCATTCATGTCGTTGCTTGCTCCATTGAATTCTGGAGCACAAGATtcattttggagagctcccccaAGTGCTTCCTCTGTTGACTTTGTCATTGTCCTTGGCGATTTATCTGATGTTTGTGGTGTTGTTCTTCTAGTTAGTCCTTGTGGCTACTCGATGGCTGACGCTCCTGTT GTTCAGATTTGGGCAAGCAGTAAAATACACAAGGAAGAAAGATCATGTGTGGGGAAATGGGATATGAAATCTCTGATCACCTCTTCATCTGAGCTTTGTGGACAAGAAAAATCTTCTGAAGTGCCTAGACATGTAAAATTTTCTTTCCGTAATCCTGTTCGATGCCGCATTATTTGGATAACGTTGCGTCTACAAAAAGTTGGCTCGAGTTCTGTAAATTTTGGAAAAGACTTTAGTCTTTTGTCCTTAGAGGAGAACCCATTTGCGGAGCCTGTGAGGTGTGCTTCCTTTGGAGGATCAGTTGAAAGTGACCCATATCTTCATGCTAAAAGAATCTTGGTGGTTGGAAGCCCATTGAGGAAAGATGTTGGGGCACCAAGTCAAGGCTCTGACCAGATAAATACAAGCAATTTGTTGGATAAAGCTCCTCCACTAAACAGATTTAAG GTTCCCACTGAGGTTGAGAGGCTAACTGACAACGACCTTGTTTTAGAACAGTTTCTACCCCCAGTTTCACCGATGCTGGCAGGTTTTCGTCTTGACGGTTTTAGTGCAATAAAACCTCGAGTCACCCATTCACCACCTTCACAGGTGAATCCATGGGATGTTTCTTCTTGTATATTGGAGGACAGATTCATATGTCCAGCTGTATTGTATATTCAAGTGTCTGCTTTCCAG GAACCACACAATATGGTCACTGTTGCTGAATACAGGCTGCCAGAAGTGAAGGCGGGGACAGCAATGTACTTTGATTTTCCTAGACAAATTAGTACTCGTCGAATCTCATTTCGGCTTCTTGGAGATGTTGGTGCATTCACTGATGATCCATCAGAGCAGGATGATTCGGATGCTAGGGTCCGGATTGTGGCAGCAGGACTCTCTTTGGCTAATAGAATCAAGTTGtattattatgctgatccttatGAGCTCGGAAAATGGGCTAGTCTTTCAGCTGTTTGA